The Erigeron canadensis isolate Cc75 chromosome 4, C_canadensis_v1, whole genome shotgun sequence genome window below encodes:
- the LOC122597035 gene encoding uncharacterized protein LOC122597035 has translation MGNCCLKGRSRLVWADDDENDQWVYYSDPNLEHKESLLADEKVKNHSKSPSVSINGNSSSNNNGKTREVKIKLSKKKLEELLGKVENLHDIPMDQLLDRLIDSSEQFDIHDCDDHYHHQHAWKPNLSSIPEENF, from the coding sequence ATGGGTAACTGTTGTTTAAAAGGACGATCCAGATTGGTTTgggctgatgatgatgaaaatgatcaaTGGGTGTACTACTCTGACCCCAATCTTGAACACAAAGAAAGTCTTTTAGCAGACGAAAAGGTCAAAAACCATTCGAAAAGTCCCTCGGTTTCTATAAATGGAAATAGCAGCAGCAATAATAATGGGAAAACTAGAGAAGTGAAGATTAAATTGAGCAAAAAGAAGCTAGAAGAATTATTGGGTAAGGTTGAGAATCTTCATGATATACCTATGGATCAATTATTGGATCGTTTAATTGATTCTAGTGAACAATTCGATATCCATGATTGTGACGACCATTATCACCATCAGCATGCATGGAAGCCCAACTTATCCAGCATTCCAGAGGAGAATTTCTAG